The proteins below come from a single Salvelinus fontinalis isolate EN_2023a chromosome 1, ASM2944872v1, whole genome shotgun sequence genomic window:
- the LOC129825660 gene encoding cysteine-rich PDZ-binding protein — protein sequence MVCDNCEKKLGRVITPDTWKDGARNTTESGGRKLNENKALTSKKARFDPYGKPGKSGFGICRICKSSVHQSGSHYCQGCAYKKGICAMCGKKVLDTKNYKQTSV from the exons ATGGTTTGCGACAATT gtGAGAAGAAGCTGGGCAGGGTGATAACTCCAGACACATGGAAGGATGGAGCGAGAAACACTACAG AGAGCGGTGGGCGGAAGCTGAACGAGAACAAGGCTCTGACATCTAAGAAGGCCAG GTTTGATCCTTATGGGAAGCCAGGAAAGTCAGGCTTTGGCATCTGCAGAATCTGCAAGAGCTCTGTTCACCAATCAGGATCTCACTACTGCCAGGGCTGTGCCTACAAGAAAG GTATCTGTGCCATGTGTGGGAAAAAAGTTCTGGACACCAAGAACTACAAGCAGACCTCTGTCTGA